Proteins encoded together in one Kutzneria kofuensis window:
- a CDS encoding carbohydrate ABC transporter permease, whose protein sequence is MSRIVGRYALLLLVLVITVGPFLWQLSTSLKGVTEDIYSTPPQLFPLHPTPGNYARVADAVPIWSFALNSLIVAVANVVANCLGASMAGYALARLRFRGRTAATTVFLASLLVPFEAIMVALFLVMRSLHLSNTLAAVVLPGAIGALNVMLMRNAFLALPSAVEEAAVIDGANAWQRFTRIALPSARGTVVVVAVFSFMFSWDDFLWPLIVLSDPARYTLTIGLSYLQGTFVNDQRLIAAGTMIAVAPLVLLFVAAQKYFFRGVGEGAVKG, encoded by the coding sequence GTGAGCCGGATCGTCGGCCGGTACGCGTTGCTGCTCCTGGTCCTCGTGATCACGGTCGGCCCGTTCCTGTGGCAGCTGTCGACGTCGCTCAAGGGCGTCACCGAGGACATCTACTCGACGCCCCCTCAGCTCTTCCCGCTGCACCCGACGCCCGGCAACTACGCGCGGGTCGCCGACGCGGTGCCGATCTGGTCGTTCGCGCTGAACTCGCTGATCGTCGCGGTGGCCAACGTCGTGGCGAACTGCCTGGGCGCGAGCATGGCCGGCTACGCCCTGGCCCGGCTGCGGTTCCGTGGCCGGACGGCGGCGACGACGGTGTTCCTGGCCAGCCTGCTCGTCCCGTTCGAGGCGATCATGGTGGCGCTGTTCCTGGTGATGCGATCGCTGCACCTGAGCAACACTCTGGCGGCGGTCGTGCTGCCCGGCGCGATCGGTGCGCTGAACGTGATGCTGATGCGCAACGCCTTCCTGGCGCTGCCGTCGGCCGTCGAAGAGGCCGCTGTCATCGACGGGGCCAACGCCTGGCAGCGGTTCACCCGCATCGCGCTGCCCTCGGCGCGGGGGACGGTGGTCGTGGTCGCCGTCTTCTCGTTCATGTTCAGCTGGGACGACTTCCTGTGGCCGCTGATCGTGCTGAGCGATCCGGCCCGCTACACGCTGACGATCGGGCTGAGCTACCTGCAGGGCACCTTCGTCAACGACCAGCGGCTCATCGCGGCTGGCACGATGATTGCGGTGGCGCCGCTGGTGCTGCTGTTCGTGGCGGCGCAGAAGTACTTCTTCCGCGGGGTCGGAGAAGGCGCTGTCAAGGGTTGA